In one window of Candidatus Sulfuricurvum sp. RIFRC-1 DNA:
- the tilS gene encoding tRNA lysidine(34) synthetase TilS → MSELLHLERLKEGRVLLAFSGGVDSTALFHLLLEHNIAFDIAHVNYHTRDTSEHEAQSAIDLAQKHNLQCHTHSCHLAGSNFEHRAREERYRFFGYLMKKYGYTYLLTAHQLNDRLEWLMMQICRGSGLPEMLGIRSHDQREGIEILRPLLEWDRESIEGYLYKHHIPHHIDESNADERYTRNAFRHRYSTPMMREYRDAIRRSFRYLEEDSESLIHPVDFMCVEALSYARNPENIRSLMVGIDTFFKNRGYLLSQHDKEALKRGGEHIIARHTVVSIEGNYTFIAPYEHNVVMDKGFKEECRKLKVGSKLRGYLYGSPEAMRVIRRLKGD, encoded by the coding sequence ATGTCTGAACTTCTCCATCTTGAGCGTCTAAAAGAGGGGAGAGTTCTCCTCGCTTTCTCGGGAGGGGTCGATTCGACTGCCCTCTTTCATCTTCTCCTTGAGCATAATATTGCATTTGATATTGCCCATGTCAACTATCACACCCGCGACACCAGTGAGCATGAAGCGCAAAGCGCCATTGATCTCGCCCAAAAACACAATCTTCAATGCCACACCCATTCTTGCCATCTTGCAGGAAGCAATTTCGAACATCGTGCCCGTGAAGAGCGATACCGATTTTTTGGCTATCTGATGAAAAAGTACGGCTATACCTATCTTCTCACCGCCCATCAGCTGAATGATCGTTTGGAGTGGCTGATGATGCAAATATGCCGAGGATCAGGTTTACCGGAGATGCTGGGAATCCGTTCACACGATCAACGTGAGGGGATTGAAATCCTCCGTCCCCTTCTCGAATGGGATCGCGAATCGATTGAAGGGTATCTATACAAACACCATATCCCCCATCATATCGATGAGAGCAATGCGGATGAGCGCTATACCCGAAATGCTTTTCGGCATCGATACAGCACTCCGATGATGCGTGAATATCGTGATGCTATCCGCCGAAGCTTTCGTTATCTCGAAGAAGACAGCGAATCGCTAATTCACCCCGTTGATTTTATGTGTGTAGAGGCTCTCTCTTATGCCCGAAATCCTGAAAATATCCGCTCATTAATGGTTGGAATTGATACCTTTTTTAAAAATAGAGGATATTTGCTCAGCCAACATGACAAAGAGGCGTTGAAGCGTGGTGGTGAACATATTATCGCCCGTCACACTGTAGTATCGATCGAGGGTAATTATACGTTTATCGCTCCGTATGAGCATAACGTTGTCATGGATAAAGGGTTCAAGGAAGAGTGCAGAAAACTAAAAGTAGGTAGCAAACTTCGAGGATACCTTTACGGTTCACCCGAAGCTATGCGTGTTATCCGTCGATTAAAAGGCGACTGA
- the rimO gene encoding 30S ribosomal protein S12 methylthiotransferase RimO codes for MSKKLHIVSLGCTKNLVDTEVMLGRLKDFEMTDASGEADVIIVNTCGFIDAAKQESLNTIFNLDAGRKSDSVLVMAGCLSERYKEELSKELSEVDIFTGVGDYDKIDELLAAKQSRFTPEVYLIDGAERVVTGSTYHAYIKLSEGCNQVCSFCAIPSFKGKLHSRDLESIAKEVEGLVAKGYYDFSFVSQDSSSYLRDQNISDGLIHLIKRIELIDGVKSARILYLYPSTTTLKLIKTIGDSKVFHNYFDMPIQHINDDMLRIMKRGFGKAKTLELLNAMKALPNAFIRTSFIVGHPQESEAMFDEMAKFAGSFGFDRLNVFSYSDEEGTSAYTMDEKIPSKVINARAKKLGEIASDVEVASLQKLVGQEIDIIIDGESDEHEFLLSARALNWAPEVDGEIYVNDREVEGELSFGKIYRARITELAEKRPLATVTGNV; via the coding sequence ATGTCCAAAAAACTCCATATAGTTTCATTAGGTTGTACTAAAAATCTCGTCGATACCGAGGTCATGCTTGGGCGTCTTAAAGATTTTGAAATGACCGATGCGAGCGGTGAGGCAGATGTCATTATCGTTAATACCTGCGGATTCATCGATGCGGCGAAACAAGAGTCGCTCAACACGATCTTTAATCTCGACGCGGGACGTAAGAGTGATTCGGTTCTCGTTATGGCGGGATGTCTCTCTGAACGGTACAAAGAGGAACTCTCCAAAGAACTGAGCGAAGTCGATATTTTCACCGGAGTGGGTGATTACGACAAAATCGACGAACTTCTCGCTGCGAAACAGAGTCGCTTTACCCCTGAAGTTTACCTTATCGACGGTGCCGAGCGGGTCGTTACGGGATCGACGTATCATGCCTACATCAAACTCTCCGAAGGGTGTAATCAGGTATGCAGTTTCTGCGCTATCCCCTCGTTCAAAGGAAAACTCCATTCACGAGATTTAGAGAGTATCGCAAAAGAGGTTGAAGGGTTAGTGGCCAAAGGGTACTATGATTTCAGCTTCGTTTCCCAAGACTCCAGTTCCTATCTACGCGACCAAAATATTTCGGATGGTCTCATCCACCTTATCAAACGGATCGAATTGATCGACGGGGTAAAAAGTGCCCGTATCCTTTATCTCTACCCTTCTACCACGACGTTGAAGCTGATCAAAACGATCGGTGATTCCAAAGTTTTCCACAACTATTTCGACATGCCGATCCAGCACATCAACGATGATATGCTTCGCATCATGAAACGGGGATTTGGAAAAGCAAAAACCCTTGAGCTCCTTAATGCCATGAAAGCACTCCCTAATGCCTTTATCCGCACCAGCTTTATCGTCGGCCACCCGCAAGAGTCTGAAGCCATGTTTGATGAGATGGCAAAGTTTGCAGGGAGTTTCGGATTTGATCGTCTGAACGTCTTTAGCTACTCTGACGAAGAGGGAACAAGCGCCTATACGATGGACGAAAAAATCCCCTCCAAAGTGATCAATGCCCGCGCTAAAAAACTGGGGGAAATCGCTTCCGATGTCGAAGTGGCAAGTCTGCAAAAACTTGTCGGTCAGGAAATCGACATCATCATCGACGGTGAAAGTGACGAGCACGAATTTCTCCTGAGCGCCCGAGCACTTAACTGGGCACCGGAAGTAGACGGCGAAATCTACGTCAACGATCGTGAAGTAGAGGGCGAACTCAGCTTCGGAAAAATCTACCGTGCCCGCATCACGGAACTTGCCGAAAAACGCCCTCTGGCAACCGTAACGGGAAATGTCTGA
- the msrP gene encoding protein-methionine-sulfoxide reductase catalytic subunit MsrP, producing the protein MLRRHNYDLIPSSEITSESLYHERRAFMKLGASAALLGTSPLMAALGFEKSKSALELTSYDQITTYNNFYEYGTDKESPAKLAKNLKVRPWTLTVGGEVQKSLTLDIDTLIKKIPLEERIYRFRCVEGWAMVVPWVGFSLASLLKQAGLTSKSKYVEFETLFDPLQFPQQSKSFGNIPFPYREGLRIDEAMNPLTILAVGLYGKELLPQNGAPIRLVVPWKYGFKSIKSIVKITLSNHQTRSTWNQIAPNEYGFYANVNPSVDHPRWSQARERVLGKFFKQDTLAFNGYGNQVAHLYKNMDLRKFY; encoded by the coding sequence ATGCTTAGACGACACAATTACGATTTGATCCCTTCGTCGGAGATAACATCCGAGTCGCTCTATCATGAGCGTCGTGCGTTTATGAAACTGGGTGCATCGGCCGCATTGCTAGGAACATCGCCACTGATGGCGGCATTGGGATTTGAGAAATCCAAAAGTGCATTGGAACTGACATCGTATGATCAAATTACGACGTATAATAATTTTTACGAGTACGGAACCGATAAAGAGTCTCCGGCAAAATTGGCTAAAAATTTGAAAGTACGTCCGTGGACACTCACAGTAGGGGGAGAAGTTCAAAAGTCTCTGACACTGGATATAGATACTCTGATAAAAAAAATACCGCTGGAAGAGAGGATATACCGTTTTCGATGTGTAGAGGGGTGGGCGATGGTAGTACCGTGGGTCGGATTTAGTCTCGCCTCTCTGCTGAAACAGGCCGGTTTGACCTCCAAAAGCAAATATGTCGAATTTGAGACACTGTTTGATCCGCTCCAGTTTCCGCAGCAATCCAAAAGTTTCGGTAATATTCCATTTCCATACCGAGAAGGATTGCGAATCGATGAAGCGATGAATCCCCTTACGATTTTAGCCGTGGGGTTGTACGGCAAAGAGCTCTTACCCCAAAACGGTGCACCGATCCGCTTGGTTGTGCCGTGGAAATACGGGTTTAAGAGTATCAAGAGCATTGTCAAAATTACTCTAAGCAATCATCAAACCCGTTCGACGTGGAATCAAATCGCTCCGAATGAGTATGGATTTTATGCCAACGTCAACCCTTCTGTCGATCATCCTCGGTGGTCGCAAGCGCGCGAGCGTGTCTTGGGTAAATTCTTTAAACAAGATACGTTAGCGTTTAACGGCTATGGGAACCAAGTTGCCCATTTGTATAAAAATATGGATTTACGAAAGTTTTACTAA
- a CDS encoding ferric reductase-like transmembrane domain-containing protein — MRILIWIGALLPIVYAVLRFSVEFQPEWLRGLFAYLEHFIPLTLTKSPNDPLKFLINLSGNSAFWLLALTLSFTPIRVFFKLNLIRYRRLSGLFSFFYALIHAMLFIGIDQEFNLQDVMHEVLTKPFIAFGMGAFVIMLTMALTSTKKLFGLFRTWHRMVYIAAVLIVIHYLMSHKTITWDNISVAGVLISLLVLRLIKR, encoded by the coding sequence ATGAGAATACTAATTTGGATCGGTGCGTTACTTCCGATTGTTTATGCAGTGCTTCGTTTTAGTGTCGAGTTTCAGCCGGAGTGGTTACGTGGACTTTTTGCTTATTTAGAGCATTTTATCCCTCTAACACTGACTAAATCTCCGAATGATCCATTGAAGTTCCTCATTAATCTATCCGGTAACAGTGCGTTCTGGCTTTTGGCTCTCACCCTTAGCTTCACCCCTATTCGTGTTTTTTTTAAACTCAATCTCATCCGATATCGTCGTTTGAGCGGATTGTTTTCATTTTTTTATGCATTGATTCATGCGATGCTATTTATTGGAATCGATCAGGAATTTAACCTTCAGGATGTAATGCATGAAGTGCTAACAAAGCCTTTCATCGCATTTGGAATGGGGGCATTTGTCATTATGCTTACCATGGCGCTTACCTCGACCAAAAAACTGTTTGGATTGTTTCGAACATGGCATAGGATGGTCTATATTGCCGCAGTATTGATTGTGATTCACTATCTGATGAGTCATAAAACGATCACATGGGACAATATATCAGTAGCGGGGGTTCTTATTTCTCTGCTGGTACTGCGGCTTATTAAACGATGA
- a CDS encoding aminoacetone oxidase family FAD-binding enzyme, whose product MKHYDVLILGGGASGLMCAAQLRQNSSLSIAIIEGNNRPALKLKASGGGKCNLTNVEVDETHFLGDENLVKNALSVFPQKALLDYFKTGGLRPVIRKERYYFCPKSSDEVIAILMGKANGCDLLLGYKILSVEGENPFIVITDKGKLQARRVVVATGGASYKELGASDIGVKIAQNYGIQTVPFSPALVGLTLQPKEFWMKELSGISCPARIHVAGKTLDEDLLFAHKGISGLVVLSASLYWHRGEIVIDFLPNFELKLIQKEKKLLSSALPLPKRFIKAFLEAVGVEDKPCNRLSPNEWEHILRIRNYAMAPSGTFGLSKAEACRGGVACEEIDPKTMESKKVSGLYFIGETVDVTGELGGYNFQWAFSSAVVCSTAIMKQ is encoded by the coding sequence ATGAAACATTACGACGTACTTATTCTCGGAGGCGGGGCGAGCGGGCTGATGTGTGCGGCACAGTTACGTCAAAACAGCTCCCTTTCCATTGCAATTATCGAGGGAAATAATCGTCCCGCACTCAAGCTCAAAGCCAGCGGCGGAGGCAAATGCAACCTCACCAATGTTGAGGTGGATGAGACCCATTTTCTAGGGGATGAAAATTTGGTGAAAAATGCACTCTCCGTTTTCCCTCAAAAAGCTCTTTTAGACTATTTTAAAACAGGCGGTTTACGTCCGGTTATCCGCAAAGAACGGTATTACTTTTGTCCGAAAAGCAGTGATGAAGTGATTGCTATTTTGATGGGAAAAGCAAATGGATGCGATCTTCTTTTGGGGTATAAAATCCTCTCCGTAGAGGGGGAGAATCCTTTTATCGTCATAACCGACAAAGGGAAACTTCAAGCCCGTCGTGTCGTGGTTGCAACGGGTGGTGCGAGTTACAAAGAACTTGGTGCGAGTGATATCGGAGTAAAGATTGCTCAAAATTATGGGATTCAAACTGTGCCGTTTTCCCCTGCATTGGTGGGGCTGACATTACAGCCTAAAGAGTTTTGGATGAAGGAGCTTAGCGGGATCAGTTGCCCTGCACGCATTCATGTGGCAGGAAAAACGCTGGATGAAGATTTACTGTTTGCCCATAAGGGGATCAGTGGCCTCGTTGTCCTCTCCGCATCGCTTTATTGGCATCGCGGGGAGATCGTGATCGATTTTCTCCCCAATTTTGAGTTGAAGTTAATTCAAAAAGAGAAAAAACTCCTCAGTAGTGCATTGCCGTTGCCGAAACGGTTTATCAAAGCATTTTTAGAGGCTGTCGGAGTCGAAGATAAACCGTGTAACCGCTTAAGTCCGAATGAGTGGGAGCATATTTTACGTATCCGAAATTATGCTATGGCTCCATCAGGGACCTTCGGTTTGAGTAAAGCTGAAGCATGTCGCGGCGGGGTAGCGTGCGAAGAAATTGACCCGAAAACCATGGAAAGTAAAAAAGTAAGTGGACTCTATTTTATCGGCGAGACAGTGGATGTGACGGGTGAGTTGGGGGGATATAATTTTCAGTGGGCGTTTAGCTCTGCTGTTGTTTGTTCCACTGCAATTATGAAACAGTGA
- a CDS encoding FAD-dependent oxidoreductase: protein MKRHRIVIIGGGYAGVKALNVLAMSGICDIVLIDQHPYHYLQTDAYELIANECSMTMVSIDLVALCLSYGEHVLYVKDTVRKIDFKNQHVLGENSGHPYDYLVLCAGSRTAYPSSILGLREHAHGVKTLSGALAFKQQFEQRLYEKMESEGGWHTEPFNIVIGGGGLSGVEIAAEMAHYVRIFHRDNTLTCEKIHICLIIPHKNVLDGMEEYLVRHATQRLLQLGVKIINHSRITSVDEHTLILNEKESVCFDFMIFAGGIVASTLTSALDVPKNKKGQLIVDDYLRLPSCEQVFAVGDIAELRDRKGNMVSPSAQSAGQSAEHAAKNIIALMKNEIMIPSDLRIRGTLIALGGKYASVSLLGWIRFSGLLGYWIKTIVMRSYRFRIHLQCAKGVELLRKNKGPCRKGF, encoded by the coding sequence ATGAAACGCCATCGTATTGTTATTATCGGTGGAGGATATGCAGGGGTTAAAGCGCTCAATGTTCTGGCGATGTCAGGAATATGCGATATCGTCTTAATCGATCAGCACCCTTATCACTATCTGCAGACCGATGCGTATGAATTGATTGCTAATGAGTGCTCAATGACGATGGTTTCGATCGATCTTGTGGCCCTTTGTTTGAGCTATGGGGAGCATGTACTCTACGTTAAAGACACTGTCCGTAAGATTGATTTTAAAAACCAACATGTTCTCGGAGAAAATTCGGGTCATCCGTATGACTATTTAGTCTTATGTGCCGGGAGCCGTACCGCGTATCCGAGCTCTATCCTTGGGCTAAGAGAACATGCCCATGGAGTTAAAACCCTTTCTGGTGCATTGGCATTCAAACAGCAGTTTGAACAGCGTTTGTATGAAAAAATGGAGAGCGAGGGGGGATGGCACACTGAGCCATTTAATATCGTGATTGGCGGCGGCGGATTGAGCGGTGTTGAAATTGCAGCGGAAATGGCCCATTATGTGCGGATATTTCACAGAGACAACACTCTTACCTGCGAAAAAATACATATTTGTTTAATTATTCCTCATAAAAATGTTTTGGACGGGATGGAAGAGTATTTGGTCCGACACGCAACACAGCGACTTTTACAGCTCGGGGTGAAAATTATCAATCACTCCCGCATTACATCGGTTGACGAACATACTCTGATTCTCAATGAAAAAGAGTCCGTTTGTTTTGATTTTATGATTTTTGCCGGAGGGATTGTTGCATCGACTTTGACATCGGCTCTGGATGTTCCGAAAAATAAAAAAGGGCAATTAATCGTCGATGATTATTTGCGTCTCCCATCATGTGAACAGGTCTTCGCGGTTGGAGATATAGCCGAGTTACGTGACCGAAAAGGAAACATGGTTTCACCTTCGGCTCAAAGTGCAGGGCAAAGCGCTGAACATGCGGCAAAAAATATCATAGCACTGATGAAAAATGAAATAATGATTCCCTCTGATTTACGGATACGAGGGACGCTCATAGCTTTGGGCGGCAAGTATGCCAGTGTCTCATTGCTGGGATGGATCCGTTTTAGTGGTTTATTGGGCTATTGGATAAAGACGATAGTAATGCGAAGTTATCGATTTCGTATACATTTGCAGTGCGCTAAAGGGGTTGAACTGTTGCGAAAAAATAAAGGCCCTTGTCGAAAGGGATTTTAA
- the kdsA gene encoding 3-deoxy-8-phosphooctulonate synthase → MILLAGPCVIESEESIFKIAKSLERYQNDPRFDFYFKSSFDKANRTSLESYRGPGIEEGLRILQKVKDDFGYKIVTDVHESYQVPLAAEVVDMLQIPAFLCRQTDLLVAAAKTDKMVNIKKGQFMTPADMRFSVAKVLKTRGCDEVSYEASQKHGVLLCERGSSFGYGNLVVDMRSLVIMREYAPVIFDATHSVQMPGTGTGKTGGDSSMVPHLARAAAAVGVDGFFFETHFDPICALSDGPNMLKLEQLEELSEKLLQLSEIK, encoded by the coding sequence ATGATACTTTTAGCCGGACCGTGTGTCATCGAGAGCGAAGAGTCGATTTTTAAAATCGCCAAATCGCTCGAACGCTATCAGAATGATCCTCGATTTGATTTTTATTTCAAATCGAGTTTTGACAAAGCGAACCGCACTTCATTGGAGAGCTATCGCGGACCGGGGATCGAAGAGGGACTTCGAATACTCCAAAAGGTCAAAGACGATTTTGGCTACAAAATCGTCACCGATGTACATGAGAGCTATCAGGTTCCCCTTGCGGCAGAAGTGGTCGATATGTTACAGATTCCCGCTTTTTTATGTCGTCAAACCGATTTATTGGTGGCGGCGGCCAAAACCGATAAAATGGTGAATATCAAAAAAGGGCAGTTTATGACTCCCGCAGATATGCGCTTTTCGGTTGCTAAAGTACTTAAAACCCGAGGATGTGATGAGGTGAGTTATGAAGCTTCTCAAAAACACGGTGTTTTGTTGTGTGAACGGGGTTCAAGTTTCGGATACGGCAACCTCGTAGTTGATATGCGTTCACTTGTGATAATGCGCGAATACGCACCGGTGATTTTCGATGCGACCCACTCCGTGCAAATGCCGGGAACGGGAACGGGGAAAACCGGAGGAGACAGTTCGATGGTTCCACACCTCGCACGCGCCGCCGCAGCCGTCGGAGTGGACGGATTTTTCTTCGAGACCCATTTCGATCCTATTTGTGCTTTGAGTGACGGGCCGAATATGCTAAAATTAGAACAATTAGAAGAACTTAGCGAAAAATTATTGCAACTAAGTGAAATTAAATAG
- the ribH gene encoding 6,7-dimethyl-8-ribityllumazine synthase: protein MKLIEGQLRVRTDKKVAIVSTRWNHFIVDRLVEGAKDAYARHGGNADELTHVLAPGAFELPMVIEQLLASGKYDAVCALGAVIRGSTPHFDYVSAEATKGIATVSLKHKKPVSFGLLTTDTIEQAIERAGTKAGNKGFEAMTVVIEMLDLYAEIGA from the coding sequence ATGAAACTTATCGAAGGACAACTTCGTGTTCGCACGGATAAAAAAGTAGCGATCGTCAGCACACGCTGGAACCATTTTATCGTTGATCGTCTTGTCGAAGGGGCAAAAGATGCCTATGCACGTCACGGCGGAAACGCTGATGAGTTGACACACGTTTTAGCGCCGGGTGCGTTCGAGCTTCCGATGGTGATCGAGCAGCTTCTAGCTAGCGGTAAATACGACGCTGTATGTGCATTGGGTGCCGTAATCCGTGGTTCAACGCCTCATTTTGATTACGTATCCGCTGAAGCGACCAAAGGGATTGCAACGGTGAGTTTGAAACACAAAAAACCGGTATCGTTTGGACTTTTGACGACCGATACCATCGAGCAAGCTATTGAACGTGCAGGGACCAAAGCAGGGAATAAAGGGTTTGAAGCAATGACCGTTGTCATCGAAATGTTAGATTTATACGCGGAAATTGGCGCATAA
- the nusB gene encoding transcription antitermination factor NusB has protein sequence MATRHQARMAVVSLLYAYDLGNQTISDFSDEILEEKKIRNKQRDFALDLFKGVTEHLAEVDEAIVKHLKDWDFDRLGSIERATLRLGGYEIMYGELDSAVIINEAIEVAKAFGSEQSPKFINGVLDAISRDK, from the coding sequence ATGGCAACACGTCATCAAGCCCGCATGGCGGTAGTAAGTTTATTGTACGCATACGATTTGGGGAACCAGACTATCTCTGATTTTAGTGATGAAATCCTTGAAGAGAAAAAAATCCGTAACAAACAGCGTGATTTTGCCCTTGATTTATTCAAAGGGGTAACGGAACATTTGGCGGAAGTGGATGAAGCAATCGTTAAACATCTCAAAGATTGGGATTTTGACCGTTTAGGTTCAATTGAGCGTGCGACACTCCGTTTGGGCGGATATGAGATTATGTACGGTGAGCTTGATTCGGCGGTTATCATCAACGAAGCGATCGAAGTGGCAAAAGCGTTCGGAAGTGAACAATCACCAAAGTTTATCAATGGCGTTCTTGACGCAATTTCACGAGATAAATAG
- a CDS encoding dehypoxanthine futalosine cyclase, translating to MRLSKEQALELIRHADLKELGKMATARKRELHPEGITTFVVDRNINYTNVCWVDCKFCAFYRHGKDEDAYVLTFEEIDQKIDELLEIGGTQILFQGGVHPKLKIEWYEDLVEHIHTKYPTITIHGFSSIELDFIAKVSHITIQECLSRLHAKGLASIPGAGAEILSDRVRDIIAPKKMDSLDWVNVHREAHKLGIKSTATMMYGTVETDEEIIEHWNLIRDLQDETGGFRAFIMWSFQGQNTQLMIEHPEIEKQSSNRYLRLLAVSRLFLDNFPNVQSSWVTQGPYIGQMALLYGANDLGSTMMEENVVRSAGAGFRMAKDEMVHLIRDIGETPAIRNTAYDLLEIFTPNEQSPSGYASRCGTEASPFQGSDN from the coding sequence ATGCGCCTTAGTAAAGAGCAAGCACTCGAACTCATTCGCCACGCTGATCTTAAAGAACTCGGAAAGATGGCAACGGCTCGCAAACGTGAGCTGCATCCAGAAGGTATTACGACATTTGTCGTTGATCGCAATATCAATTATACCAACGTCTGCTGGGTTGATTGCAAATTTTGCGCCTTCTATCGTCACGGTAAAGACGAAGATGCTTATGTCCTTACTTTTGAAGAGATTGACCAAAAAATTGACGAACTTTTAGAAATCGGCGGAACCCAGATCTTGTTTCAAGGGGGTGTCCACCCGAAACTCAAAATCGAATGGTATGAGGATTTGGTCGAACATATCCATACTAAATACCCTACGATTACTATCCATGGGTTTTCCTCGATTGAACTCGATTTTATTGCCAAAGTTTCCCATATCACGATCCAAGAGTGCCTTTCACGGCTTCATGCCAAAGGATTGGCATCGATTCCGGGTGCCGGGGCTGAGATACTTAGTGACCGTGTCCGTGATATCATAGCACCGAAAAAAATGGATTCGTTAGACTGGGTGAATGTTCATCGAGAAGCGCATAAACTCGGGATTAAATCGACAGCCACAATGATGTACGGTACGGTAGAAACCGATGAAGAAATTATCGAGCATTGGAATTTGATTCGTGATCTTCAAGATGAGACGGGCGGATTCCGTGCTTTTATTATGTGGTCATTTCAGGGGCAAAATACTCAGTTGATGATTGAGCACCCTGAGATTGAAAAACAATCTTCCAACCGTTATCTCAGACTGTTAGCGGTTTCACGCCTTTTCTTGGACAATTTCCCGAATGTTCAAAGCTCATGGGTAACTCAAGGACCTTACATCGGTCAGATGGCATTGCTCTATGGTGCGAATGATTTGGGTTCAACGATGATGGAAGAGAACGTTGTTCGCAGTGCCGGTGCAGGGTTTCGGATGGCAAAAGATGAAATGGTTCATCTGATCCGCGATATCGGCGAAACTCCGGCGATTCGTAATACCGCTTACGATCTACTTGAGATTTTCACACCGAATGAGCAAAGCCCATCCGGTTACGCTAGCCGCTGTGGCACTGAAGCTAGCCCTTTTCAGGGCAGTGATAATTAG
- a CDS encoding pitrilysin family protein: protein MASTLDFIEVHGVKIPFIFEEDKRLPIVSMQIVFTHSGSIDEGKHYGLARISGKMLNEGSLKKGSVGFADALDARAIQLSANAGNETFVIELGSLKEEFDTGLSLLNEQLREPNFTAKSLEKVKTMALSDIARKEADFDTVASDELKAVLFEGTPMAVPNIGTKESIKAIKLSDVEKFKRDQMVLSNALIVMGGDISMADAKAKVQSLLSVLDAGKAGNERHYDPRKAPKESILNRPQTEQAYLYFASPFAMREGDSEFYKARVAMFILGSSGFGSRLMEEIRVKRGLAYSAYSRLSVAKTHTYFSGYLQTKLESQGEAKKTVVEVIDTFVRYGVTQSELDQARKFLLGSEPLRVETLSQRLGRTFGEYYSGKPLGSSVQELEMIRALTLDDVNDFIKRHGEIRDLSYAIVTK from the coding sequence ATGGCAAGCACATTGGATTTTATTGAAGTTCACGGGGTAAAGATACCTTTTATTTTTGAAGAGGACAAGCGTCTTCCGATCGTTTCGATGCAGATTGTTTTTACCCATAGCGGCAGTATCGATGAAGGAAAACATTACGGATTGGCACGCATAAGCGGCAAAATGTTGAATGAAGGGTCATTGAAAAAAGGTTCAGTGGGTTTTGCCGACGCACTGGATGCGAGAGCTATTCAACTCAGCGCTAATGCGGGAAATGAGACTTTTGTCATTGAACTTGGCAGTTTAAAAGAGGAGTTCGATACAGGACTCTCGCTACTAAATGAACAATTGCGTGAACCGAACTTCACCGCCAAATCGCTCGAAAAAGTAAAAACGATGGCGCTCAGCGATATTGCTCGTAAAGAGGCTGATTTCGATACGGTCGCATCGGATGAGCTTAAAGCAGTTCTGTTTGAGGGAACTCCTATGGCGGTGCCTAACATTGGAACCAAAGAGAGTATTAAAGCGATCAAGCTGAGTGACGTTGAAAAATTCAAACGAGATCAGATGGTTCTTTCAAATGCCCTTATTGTGATGGGTGGCGATATTTCCATGGCTGATGCAAAAGCCAAAGTTCAATCGCTACTAAGTGTTTTAGATGCAGGGAAAGCAGGGAATGAACGTCATTACGATCCTCGAAAAGCTCCTAAAGAATCGATCTTAAACCGCCCTCAAACGGAGCAGGCATATCTCTATTTTGCTTCTCCTTTTGCGATGAGGGAGGGTGATAGCGAGTTTTACAAAGCTCGTGTCGCCATGTTTATCCTAGGGAGCAGCGGATTTGGGAGTAGGTTGATGGAAGAGATTCGGGTAAAGAGGGGGCTTGCTTATTCAGCGTACTCACGTCTATCTGTAGCGAAAACCCATACCTATTTCAGCGGTTATCTTCAAACAAAATTAGAATCACAAGGTGAAGCGAAAAAAACGGTGGTCGAAGTAATCGATACTTTTGTTCGCTACGGAGTGACCCAGAGCGAGCTGGATCAAGCCCGCAAATTTTTACTCGGTTCAGAGCCTCTTCGTGTTGAAACTCTCTCACAGCGGTTGGGCAGAACATTTGGCGAATATTACAGTGGAAAACCGCTTGGATCAAGTGTCCAGGAGTTGGAAATGATCCGTGCACTCACTCTTGATGACGTGAACGATTTTATCAAACGCCACGGTGAAATTCGCGATCTTAGCTATGCTATCGTTACCAAGTGA